The DNA region ATGGTGATAAAAAAATCGACGTGATCAAAGCGGTTCGAGAAATTACCGGTCTTGGTTTGAAAGAAGCTAAAGACCTAGTAGAAGCTGGAAATAAACCTGTTAAAGAAGAATTTCTCCAGACGAAGCTAATACAATCAAAAGAAATTAGAAGGAGTTGGAGCACAAGTAGAAATTAAAGTAATTTCTACTTTGCAGTTTTCGAGAGACTCGTTAAAGTTTTTAGAAAATTACGTTTCCAGAATCAAAAGAGTAAGCTTTGCTACTCTATACTATTTGGAAACCAACTTTTATAAAGTCTCATTTTGAGGATATATCCGTTCAGTGTCTAATGTAGCTAAGCTGCATTAGTTTTTAATTTATTATATCTTGTTTTATATTTCTTATTTAGCCGAAAGGCTTACACTCCAGGAGTTTAAATTTTAATGATTACTCATAATGAACGCAAAAGGGTAAACTTTGGTAAAATTACGAATCTTGACTTTCTTCCTAATTTAATTCAAATTCAAAAGAAATCTTTTGATTGGTTTTTGCAAGCTGATATAAAAGACCCGACCAAACGTAAAAATCAGGAGCTGGAGGCAGTGTTTCAAGAAACCTTTCCTATCGAAAGCCTAATGGGGATGTGATTATGGAATATAGTCACTATATTCTAGGGGAAAGACGAAGGGATCAACAAGAATGTAAAGATACCGATTCTAGTTACGCATTACCTTTAAAATCCGTTATACGTCTTATTATTAAAGAAACTGGTGAGATTAGAGAGCAAGTTGTTTATATGGGTGACTTGCCTATTATGACCGAACAAGGAACCTTTATTATCAATGGAGCTGAACGTGTAGTTGTAAGCCAATTGCATAGATCTCCAGGTATTTTCTTTGCTTATGATCAAATCAAATCTAGTTACTCGGCACGTGTAATTCCTTACCGAGGATCTTGGTTGGAATTCGAAATCGACAATAAAGGGATTCTAGTTGCAAAAATTGACCGTAAGAAAAATTTCCAGCAACCCTTCTTTTAAAAGCACTTAAAGTCGGTTTAAATGAAGATGTTCTAAGATTATTTTACACATCTTCAAAAGTTAAAATTTATGGAGCTTCTCCGAAAGAGCTAAAAAAGTTATCGGTAGAAGAACTATTTCTGACATTATCAACTTCGAAAACGGGGGAAGTAATGTTAGAAGCTGGATCTAAAATCAATGAGGATAATATTGATATTCTCAAAGAAATGAAAGTCAAGGAAGTCAATGTTATTGATTTCCCAAATGGAAAAGATAATTCAATCATCATCAACTGCCTAGAAAAAGATGGTGTAAACGACTACGAAGAAGCAATCAAGAAATTACATATGATTATGCGTCCGGGTGAACCTTCTACTGTTGAAAATGCAGAGGCGGAATTGAAAAGACTTTTCTTTTCTCCAAAAACATTTGATTTAGGAAAAGTAGGGCGTTATAAAATCAACAGTAAATTTGAATTCCATAAACCAAAAGAATTCACAAACTGCGATAATCGAACACTTCGTCCAGAAGACATTATGGAAACAGTGCGTTACTTAGTAATGCTCATGTCGGAAGTAGAAAACTATTACCATGACGATATAGACCATTTAGGAAATAGGCGCGTTCGTTCTGTAGGTGAATTATTATCTAACCAATTAAAACTTGGTTTTCTCGCAGAGAGAGTTATTAAAGAAAGAATGACAGTTCAAGAAATTGAACAACAAACGCCACAGCTTTTAATTTCTATTAAACCAGTAACTGCGGTTGTAAATGAATTTTTTGGTTCATCTCAATTATCTCAGTTCATGGATCAAACAAATCCACTGGCAGAATTAACTCATAAGAGAAGATTAAATGCGTTAGTCCTGGAGGACTTTCTCGCGATAGAGCTGGTTTCGAAGTGCGTGACGTTCATTATAGCCATTATGGAAGAATGTGTCCAATTATGAAACACCGGAAGGTCCGAACATTGGTTTGATTCTTTCTATGTCTTCTTATGCAAGAGTGAATGATTATGGGTTTTGGAAACACCATATAAAACTGTGAAAGCAGGAAAAGTTCAAAAACAAATTGAGTTTTTAACTGCTGATAAAGAAGAATATCATTATATTGCGCAAGCATCTGCATCGATAGACGACAAAGGTGATTTTAAAAGTAAGTTAATTTCGACTCGTCACCGTTCAGACTTCCCTTTCAGAAATCCAAATGAAATTCAATACATGGATTTGGCTCCTATGCAAGTGGTTTCTGTATCCACTGCATTAATTCCATTCTTAGAGCATGATGATGCGAACCGTGCACTCATGGGATCTAACATGCAACGTCAAGCTGTACCTCTTATGGTAGAGCAGGCGCCATATGTAGGAACTGGTATGGAAGGAAGAGCTGCTTATGATTCTAGAATCTGCGTAGTCTCTAAAAAGCCAGGGATCGTTACAAAAGTCGATTCTAAAGGAATTACAGTAAGAGAAGAAGGAACAAAAGAGCCAGTTTATTATCCTCTGATAAAATACAAAAAAACGAACCAAGGTACTTGTTTCAACCAAAGACCAATCGTTTCCGTATTAATGGCAGAGAATGACGGAAAAATTCTTAAAATTTCAAAAGAAAAACTCGAAGTGGAATATGGATCCGAAAAAGTAGCGTATTCTCTACAAGAAGGAACAAAAGAGTTTGCTCCACTTGTGAAAGAAGGTGCGACAGTCGCTAAAGGTGATACACTTGCAGGTCAAATAATCGAAGGCGAAAAAATAGACGATATGGGAAATATTCTCACTAAGGGAACTATTCTCGCTGACGGTCCTGCTATAGATAATGGATATCTTGCTCTTGGAAAAAACGTTCTTGTGGGATTTATGCCATGGGAAGGTTACAACTTTGAGGATGCTATTATTATTAGTGAAAAAATTGTTAAACACGATATATTTACATCTATTCACATTGAAGAATTTGAAATCCAAGCAAGAGAAACTAAACTCGGGCAAGAACAAATTACTCGTGATATTCCAAATCTTTCTGATAAAGCATTTCGCGATTTGGATGAAACAGGCGTTATCCGCATTGGTGCTGAAGTAAAAGCTGGAGATATTCTTGTTGGTATGGTTACTCCAAAGGGAGAGACAGACTTAACTCCTGAATACAAACTTTTACATTCTATCTTTGGAGAAAAAGCGAAAGAAGTAAGAGATTCTTCTTTAAGACTCCCAAATGGAAATGAAGATCTGTAATCGATATTAAACGCTATTATAGAGAGCGTGGAGATGATTTAGCTGCAGGTGTTGAAGAACTTGTAAAAGTATACATTGCACGTAAACGTAAACTTTTAGTTGGTGATAAAATGGCTGGTCGTCACGGAAACAAAGGGGTTGTAGCACGCGTAACGGCAGAAGAAGACATGCCGTACATGAAAGACGGAACTCCGTTAGATATCGTTCTTAATCCGCTCGGGGTTCCATCTCGTATGAACTTGGGTCAGATTTTTGAAACACAATTAGGTTTTATCGCAGACAAACTTGGAATCAATTTTGAAACTCCAGTCTTTGATGGTGCGAATGAAGGGGATATAGAAGAGTATGCGAAACAAGCAGGAACTCCTTCTAATTCTAAATTTCAATTGTATGATGGAAGAACTGGTGAGCCTTTCTTAAATGAAGTATTCTGTGGACATATTTATATGTTGAAGTTAGCTCACTTGGTCGATGACAAGATACATGCTAGATCAACTGGACCTTATTCTCTTGTTACACAACAACCTCTCGGCGGTAAAGCGCAGTTTGGTGGGCAGAGACTAGGGGAGATGGAAGTTTGGGCCCTTGAAGCATATGGTGCTTCTCACACTCTCCAAGAATTACTCACGATTAAATCTGATGACATGCTTGGGCGTGCTCGTATTTACGAAGCAATCGTGAAAGGTATCAATTCTATTCGTCCTGGAATTCCTGAATCGTTTAACGTTTTGGTTCAAGAGTTACGAGGTTTGGCTTTGGATATTATCATTACAGACACAGAGGGATCCACAGTGGATATCGCTGATTATGAAGATGAGTATTCCAGAAATAAAAAGAAAATTAAAATTGAATCCATAGAGAATATCTAGAGGCAACGACTGAATGAAAAATTATACAAGCTTTGACTCAATAACTATTAAAATTGCTTCTCCTGAAAGAATTAAAGAATGGTCTTACGGAGAAGTAAAAAAACCAGAAACAATCAATTATCGTACTCTTAAACCAGAGAGAGAAGGTCTTTTTTGTGAAAAGATTTTTGGTACAACAAAAGATTGGGAATGTTACTGCGGTAAATTCAAATCTATCCGTTACAAAGGTGTGATTTGTGATAAGTGTGGAGTGGAAGTAACACACTCTAAAGTTAGAAGAGAGAGAATGGGGCATATTGAATTAGCCGCTCCCGTATCTCATATCTGGTATTATCGTTCTGTTCCGTCTCGTATGGGACTTCTTCTCGATATGACCATGAACGCTCTCAAAACAATTCTTTATTTTGAAAAATATGTAATCATTGATCCTGCTGATTCAGGAAGACTAAAAGGCGAACTTTTAGACGAAGATGAATACCACTCTTATCTCGATGAATACGGTGATAAATTTATCGCTGGTATCGGTGGGGATGCAATCAAAGAACTTTTGGCTCGTATTGATGTTGACGCGGAAGGTCGCGTTATTCGCCAAAGAATTCAAGAGAAAAAAGTTACTGATAAACGTTTAATCAAACGTCTTGAAGTACTCGAAGCATTCCGTGATTCTGGAAATCGTCCTGAATGGATGGTGCTTGATAACGTTCCTGTGATTCCACCTGAACTTCGTCCAATGGTTCAATTAGATGGAGGTAGATTTGCTACTTCTGATTTGAACGATTTATATAGAAGAGTAATTAACCGTAACAATCGTTTAAAAAGACTTCTTACTTTAAAAGCACCTGAAATTATTGTTCGGAATGAAAAACGTATGTTACAGGAAGCTGTAGATGCGTTATTCGACAACTCTCGCCGCAAAAGAACTGTAAAAGGAAAAGGAAATCGACCTCTTAAGTCTATCTCTGATATGCTCAAAGGGAAACAAGGACGTTTTAGACAAAACCTTCTTGGTAAACGGGTAGATTATTCTGGTCGTTCTGTAATCGTTGTTGGTCCTGAACTCAAATTCCACCAAATGGGTCTTCCTAAAAAAATGGCTCTCGAATTATTCAAACCATTTATCATGAAACGACTTGTAGATTTAGAACTTGCGCCTAACATAAAGTCTGCGAAGAAAAAAGTAGAAGCAGAAGACAAGGATGTATTCGAAGCATTAGAAACAGTAGTAAGAGAACATCCAGTTCTTTTAAACCGTGCTCCTACTTTACATAGACTCGGTATTCAAGCATTTCTTCCAATCTTAGTAGAAGGAAAAGCAATCAAACTCCACCCGCTCGTATGTCATGCGTTTAACGCTGACTTTGACGGGGATCAAATGGCTATTCACGTTCCATTGTCTCCAAAAGCACAGCTTGAAGTTTGGATGCTAATGCTTTCACCGCATAATATCCTAAATCCTGCAAATGGTCATCCAATTTGTGGACCAACGCAAGATATTGTCTTAGGTATATACTATTTAACCTCTGAAGTAGCTAACGCAAAAGGTCATGGAAAATTCTTCACGAATTTAGAAGAAATTCAATATGCACTTGATGGTGGTTGGCTAGATTTAAGAGCAAAAATATCTGTTCTTTATAACGAAAAAATCATTGAAACAACTCCAGGTCGTATGATCTTTAACACAGCAATGCCTAAGGGGTATAACTTTGTTAACCGCGTATTGGGTGACAAAGAAACCAACAGAATTATTTCCGATGTATATGATTCGTTTGGTCCTGCGGCAACTGTTGTTATGCTCGATGACATTAAGAAATTAGGATATCGTTATGCGACTATCTTTGCTCCAACAATTTCTATTGAAGATATTCGTGTTTCTCCTCAAAAACAAATTCTTGTTACCGAGGCAAACAAAGAAGTAGAAAAAGCGGATATGGAGTATCGTAAAGGTATTATCACAAATGAAGAACGTAAGAAAAAAGTAATTGAGATTTGGACAAAAACCAATGATAAAATTACAGACAGTATGTTCAAAGAACTAGAAAAAGACAAAGGTGGATTTAATCCGGTCTATGTCATGGCTGCGTCAGGTGCTAGAGGATCTAAACAACAGATTCGTCAGTTAGCTGGAATGCGGGGACTAATGGCTAAACCTTCTGGAGAAATTATAGAACTTGCTATTCGTTCAAATTTCCGTGAAGGTCTTGGTATATTAGAGTTCTTTATTTCTACTCACGGTGCCCGTAAAGGTCTTTCGGATACGGCTCTCAAAACTGCCGATGCTGGTTATTTAACAAGAAGACTTGTGGATATTTCCCAAGACGTTATTATTAACGAGCCAGATTGTGGAACCGATCAATACGTAGAATTAAGTATAGTAAAAGAAGGCGAGAATGTTATCGTATCTCTTGCCGATAGAGTGTTTGGACGTTATACGGCAGAAGAAGTAATTGATCCTGTCACTGAAAAAATAGTATATCCTAAGAATACATTGATTGTTCGTTCAGTCGGACAAAAAATTGAAAATCTTGGTTACACTAAAATCAAAGTCCGTTCCCCATTAACCTGTGATGCTAAACAAGGTATCTGTATCAAGTGTTATGGTATGGATATGGCAAGACTTGTTCCAGTGGAAATTGGAGAGGCTGTGGGAACTATCGCAGCTCAATCAATTGGACAACCTGGAACTCAGTTGACCATGCGTACTTTCCATATTGGGGGTGCTGCTTCTGCTAAAGTTAAGGAAAAGGAACACAAAGTATCTTTCCAATCCGTTGTGAAATTAGTAAATGGAAGATTGATTCAAAATCAAAAAGGTCAAACTATATTTAGCCGTCGTGGTTCTATTGTAGTTCAACATTTAATCCAAGATTTACAACTATCTGAATTACAAAATATTCGAGTGGCAGACGGACAAAATGTATTAAAAGGGGAAGTGATTTCCACTAATACAAAAGGCGAAATGATTCACGCTGAAATGCCTGGTCGTATCGAAATTGCAAATGATAGATTTAGAATTATTGGGGAAGACATTGTAATTCCAGTTAAAATTGGAACGATTTTACTTGTAAAAGCAGAGGATATTATCAAAGCTAATAGTCCAGTAGCAGAGTTTGATCCGTTCAACGACTTAGTTGTATCGGAGGTAGAAGGAACTGTAGCTTGGGTTGATTTAGAAGTTGGTAAAAACGTTCGTCGTGATGAAGACGTCAAAACATCTAACGTCATTTACAAAGTAATTGAACAAAAAAGAGAAAAATTAAATCCACGTATGGTCGTAAGTGGAGAAAACGGTTCTGAAGAATATGCAGTTCCGGTCGATGCTTTGATTAATATTGTATCGGAAGATAAAGTAAAAATCGGAGATATTCTATTTAAGATTCCGTCTATCGCTGAAAAGACTCGAGATATTACAGGTGGTTTACCACGTGTAGACGAACTCTTTGAGGCACGTCGTCCGAAAGATGCTGCAACACTTGCGGAAACTAGTGGACGAATTGAGGATAAAGGCGAAATCGTTAAAGAAAAACGCGTATTCTATATTATCCCTGATAACCCTGATTTAGAAAGAGTAAAAGTTGCGATTCCAGTTATTAAGCAGTTACGTATACAAGATGGGGATTATGTAAAACAAGGTGACCAGTTAGATGACGGAAACTTTGACCCACATGATATTTTACGAGTTAGAGGAACTAACGCTCTTCATGCTTACTTGGTAAAAGAGGTGCAGGAAGTTTATCGTTTGCAAGGTGTGCATATCAATGATAAACATATTGAAGTAGTGGTTAGACAAATGCTTCGTAAAGTAATGATTACTGATAGTGGGGATACTTCTTTTGTATCACAACAACAAGTGGATCGTTTTTCATTTAGAGAGGAAAACAAACGAGTAGACGCAGAAGGGGGAAGTCCTTCTCAAGCAACTCCGATTTTACTTGGATTAACAAAAGCTTCTCTTAATACAGAATCATTTTTCTCTGCCGCTTCTTTCCAAGAAACTACGAAGGTTCTTACAGATGCTGCAATTAAGGGAAAAACAGACCATTTGATCGGATTAAAAGAGAATGTTATTATCGGTCATATGATTCCTGCTGGAACTGGAATGAGAAAGTATCAAGACATTGATGTATTCAAAGAGTTCTACGGGGATTTAGAGAGACTAGCAGGAGAGGAAGAAGAAGAAAAATTTCCGCCTTTGCAAACTAACTCTCTAGCGGTTAATATTACGGATAAGAATGATCTAGAAGAAGATCATGAAGATGAGGATGATGAGTGAAAACTACATTTTATGTAGTTTTTACTTTACAAAAACGAATAATGAAAAAATCTGACAGAATAAAGCTGTTATATATTTAGAGGAATGAATGCCAACAATTAATCAATTAATTAGACACGGAAGAAACAAACAAAAAAAGAAAACAAAATCTCCTGCACTTAAAAGTTGCCCACAAAGACGTGGCGTTTGTACAAGAGTAATGACTTTTACTCCGAAGAAACCAAACTCTGCTCTTAGAAAAGTAGCAAGGGTTAGACTTACAACTGGTATTGAGGTAACAGCTTATATACCTGGAGAAGGGCACAACTTACAAGAACACAACGTTGTTTTAATTCGTGGTGGAAGAGTAAAAGACTTACCAGGGGTTCGTTATCATATTATCCGTGGAACGATTGATACACTTGGTGTGGACAAAAGAAGAAGAAGTCGTTCTAAATACGGTGCTAAGAGACCAAAGGCTTAGGTTAGGAGAAATATATGTCTAGAAGAAGAACAAAAGCAGAAACCAAACATATCGTACCTGATATCAAATACAATGACAAAGTCATTAGTAAATTTATCAATTGCCTAATGTATGACGGCAAAAAAAGTACAGCGCAACAAATTTTCTACAATGCAATGGATAATATCCAAACTAAACTCAGCACAGATCCTTACAAAGTATTCCATGAAGCGCTTAACAACGTTAAACCGGAAGTAGAAGTAAAGTCTAGACGTGTGGGCGGGGTAACTTACCAAGTTCCTATCGAAGTTCGTCCAGAAAGAAGACTTGCTCTCGGGATTAAATGGATTATCCGTTATTCTAGGGATCGCAATGAGAAGTCTATGGCTTCTAAATTAGCAGCAGAAATATTAGATGCTCACAAAGGAACAGGATCTTCTATCAAGAAGAAGGAAGATATCCGTAAGATGGCAGAAGCTAACAAAGCTTTCAGTCACTATAGATGGTAGTCTGATTTTAAAAATCGGAGATCGCCTAACGGTGATTTTCTACTTAGGAAGCCGGCGAAAGTCGGCTTTTTTTTTGGTTTTTACCTCTACACTGCACAGTCCTTGCAGGAAAGGTATTTCGCTCCGTTGGAGCTTTGGATTACTGAGTGATGGAAACGTTTACTACACAATTTAGCTTTCAAGATATTGAATTAGAAATTATAGGAACGGGAACGAAAATTAATTCCATTTTGTTTTCAGATCCTTCTTCTAATAAATTAATAATAGTAAATGGAGAGATAACAGGCATTCTCCGCGACTGCATCGTTCAATTAGAGGAATATTTTTCTGGAAGGCGCAAAGAATTTACAATTCCTTTTACCATGGAAGGAACAGATTTTCAAAAAAGAGTCTGGAATGAACTTTTAAAAATTCCTTATGGGGAAACAATTACCTATCTAGAATTGGCAAAAAGGCTTGGAGATGAAAAATGTATTCGCGCAGCGGCATCAGCAAACGGAAAAAATAAACTCGCAATTATTATTCCCTGTCACCGAGTCATTGGTTCCAATGGAAGTTTAACAGGCTATGCAGGTGGAATTGAAAATAAAAAAAGACTATTAGAGTTGGAAAAGAAAAACTTTAAACAAGCTGAGGGGCTTTTTGAAAAGAGTAGGAATATCTCTTCGGATTAAATTTACCAAAGAGATATTCAAAAATAAAAGCTAATCAGAAACTACTTTTTAGAAGGAGCGTCTTTTGCATCTTTAGCGTCTTTAGCGGACTTTGCATCTTTTGCGTCCTTAGCAGACTTTGCGTCTTTAGCAGACTTTGCGTCTTTAGCATCTTTTGTTTGTTGTGCGACAACGCCGAAAGTCATACCTAAACTTAAAAGTAATGTGATAATTAGTTTTGAATTTTTCATTCTATTCTCCATTGATTTCCCAAATTATTAGGGCGGATTAATTTTTCTTAAATTAATCGCTTACTTACATTAAATTTTGTAAGTGAATCCTTTACAAGTAATTTAGATATGTCAATTTTACAGAGCAACTTTATAATTTTTCTTTAAAAAACCGCATATCTTTTAAGTAGAGATTTACATATTTATTTATTTTGGCAATTCATACCTTTTTAATCAGGGGACAGTAAAATGAATTATTTAACAATCCTAATATCTCTATGTTGTCCAACGAATTTATCTAGTGGAAATAGTAACACAATAAAAAGAAGAAAGGTGATTATAAGCCTGAATAGTGTTTTACTTCGAGGAAAAATTCAAAGCTGTAGCGAGATGCCTACAAAAACGGGATGACTAAAAAAATCTCAATCGACTTTTTGTAGAAGGGTATTTTATTTAGTAACTGACGTTACGCAAGAAAGGAAATTATGAAATTAAAAGTGAAATTCTCAATATTAGAAGAATCTAATGAATTAATAGCGATAGTGGAATCAATAGCCTCCGGCAGGCGCTCGGTTTACCTTGCGTAAGGTGAGTTAGTAAAACTATGCAGATAATAAAAGATTACCCCTTGATTGATGAAATCTTATTGGAATATAAAATTTTCCTAAGTAAAGATTTTGATCGGTACAAAAATCATGTTTATCGAGTTTTCAATTTTGCGGTATTTCTTTTGGAAGGTAGAAAAGAAGATTTTGAAAAAGTAGCGATAGCTCTCTCGTTTCATGATTTAGGAATTTGGACTCACCAGACGTTTGATTATTTGGATCCTTCTATTGAGTTGGCTAAAAAATATTTAGAGAAAACAAACAGACAGAATTTGATTCCGGAAGTTTCTCTTATGATAGATATGCATCATAAGATGACTCCTTATACAGGAGATTTTGCTGAGATAGTTGAAATCACTCGACAAGCTGATTTAGTTGATGTTAGTTTAGGTGTTTACAAATTTACTATTCCCACAGAATTTTTGGAAACTGTGCAATTAGAATTTCCAAAATTAGGATTTCATAGTAAATTATTTCAATTAGGATTAGGCAATTTCTTCAAATCTCCCTTTAATCCATTCCCTATGTTTAAAAAATGAAGACATTTAAGTTTACAAGGAGAAACAATCTCTTATTTAGAACTTGCGAAACGACTTGGATATAAAAAACTGATTCGTGCGGTTGCTTAAGCAATGGAAAAATAAAATTGGAATAATTATTCCTTGTCATCGAGTAAACGGGGCTAATGGTAGTTTGACAGGTTATGCAGGTGGCATTGAATATAAAAAAATGCTATTAGAACTAGAAAAGAAAAATTTGAAAATCCAAAATGGTTTGTTTTAAAAAAATGAAATACAAATATTTACTATTACTACTGTTATTATTTTTTTTAAACTGTGTAAATAATACACAGAGCACATCCAAACAGGCGATCAATGGAGTGATAAATTTATCCGATTGGGACTTTCAGAAACAAGGTTTTGTGAGTATGGAAGGGCAATGGGAATTTTTTTGGAATCAATTTTTATATCCGAACGAACCAATAGATAATCATTTTGAAAATAGAACAGCCTATTTAGCGCCTGGAGATGTTTGGTCGGATCAGGAAAAGAAAGGTTTGAATTTAAATGGGACTGGTTATGCGACGTATAAACTCAAAATAATTTTTCCATCTAAATACATAGATAAAATTTTCGGAATCAAGTTTAAAACTACAGGAGGCGCTGCCTACAAGGTTTTTATTGAAGACCAAATTGTTTTAGAACTCGGTAAAGTGGGAAAGGATCGCGAGTCAATGGAACCAACTCGAAAAACGGATAATGTATATTTTACTCTAAAAAAAACAGAGATAAATTTGTTCATTCAAATTTCAAATTTTTATCACGCGGACGGTGCATTTTGGTATTCTCCAATATTAGGAGAGTCCTCTCAAATAAATTTTGCATCTAGAAGGAAACAGTTATTTGACGCTACTTTATTTGGTACTATATTTATTATGGCGCTGTATCATATTTCAATTTTTATTCATAGGCGAAAAGATAAAGCGTCCCTCTTTTTTGGATTATTTTGTTTATGTGTATCAATATATATTCTTTCGGTAAATGAAGTTTTTATTTATTATTTTTTCCCTGAAATTCCTTTTTATTTAGCTCATCGACTCAGTAATATTTATTTTTTAGGTGTTCCTTTTTATTTGGGTTTTTTATGTTATGTGTTTCCTTCTGAAATGTCTTTACGAAAACTAAAATGGATTGGGCTAATATTTTCATTTCTGTATTTATTTATATTTTTTACTCCTCCCGAAATTGGAACCAAGTTACAAAGATCGGGTACGATTATGTTAATGTTAGGATTTTTATATGCCTTTTGGGTTGTATTAAGAGCGACTCTAAATAGAAGAACAGATTCAATTCTAATTTTTATTCCAAATTGTATCTTTGTATTTTCAGTAGTGAATGAAATTCTAACAATTTACAATGTTGTAAATACGGAGATGTTAGTGAGTCATTCTATATTTATTTTTATCATAGCCCAGTCTATTTTATTATCCAGGCGATTTATGAATGCATTCAAGGATGTCAAAATTCTATCTCAAGAATTACAAGAGATTAATAACAATTTAGAAGAGACAGTTAGTAAACGCACCATTCAATTTAAGATTCAAAAACAGCGAGCAGAAGAGGCTAACGCATGGAAGGATAAATTTATTTCTTTAGTCTCTCATGATTTAAGGGCACCGTTAGGCGGTGTTTATGGACTATTAGATATTGTCGAAAATGATAGAGACATTTCAGATAAGGAAAAAAATGAAATTGTATCGAGGTTAAAAACTACAATATTTAATACGATTTCTGTCGTTAAACATTTACTATCCCTCAGTAAATTTCAAAATAGTACAGTAAAATTAAATTATAAAAATATGCAATTGGATGCCTA from Leptospiraceae bacterium includes:
- a CDS encoding sensor histidine kinase, which gives rise to MKYKYLLLLLLLFFLNCVNNTQSTSKQAINGVINLSDWDFQKQGFVSMEGQWEFFWNQFLYPNEPIDNHFENRTAYLAPGDVWSDQEKKGLNLNGTGYATYKLKIIFPSKYIDKIFGIKFKTTGGAAYKVFIEDQIVLELGKVGKDRESMEPTRKTDNVYFTLKKTEINLFIQISNFYHADGAFWYSPILGESSQINFASRRKQLFDATLFGTIFIMALYHISIFIHRRKDKASLFFGLFCLCVSIYILSVNEVFIYYFFPEIPFYLAHRLSNIYFLGVPFYLGFLCYVFPSEMSLRKLKWIGLIFSFLYLFIFFTPPEIGTKLQRSGTIMLMLGFLYAFWVVLRATLNRRTDSILIFIPNCIFVFSVVNEILTIYNVVNTEMLVSHSIFIFIIAQSILLSRRFMNAFKDVKILSQELQEINNNLEETVSKRTIQFKIQKQRAEEANAWKDKFISLVSHDLRAPLGGVYGLLDIVENDRDISDKEKNEIVSRLKTTIFNTISVVKHLLSLSKFQNSTVKLNYKNMQLDAYFKYLFDEFSLEVERKKINLVNLIPANTILTVDVDISFEIFRNFISNAIKFSKENGNITIEYYENEKFQIITIADNGVGMSEFTRNNLFIKEVSTKGTAGEKGFGVGLKLCNDLIKLHSGFIKVDSKEGFGTKFELYFPQNKNPIFIVGELETGLKEILIHDGYLPIVLEDLDSSIKNLEDIQSKLILILEKYPRVRMENFLREIHLNKLNSNIRVILVNYDYAISHEHITSIHTSGNNFGFLEKILTQK